One window of Leishmania panamensis strain MHOM/PA/94/PSC-1 chromosome 1 sequence genomic DNA carries:
- a CDS encoding hypothetical protein (TriTrypDB/GeneDB-style sysID: LpmP.01.0600), with product MDSPLPTRLAGVRTAGCASPAPRSSVDTAPPLSRSELVDIDGLRCEVRSMRSVPHALYSTPFVSRIVAMYVQQLIDDFTRSLLLCRPVKRCLSSSSRRERTKGGDSQQQRQQQQSSTAAKLSAVESTMAPEDEEMYLLLRLCALDKAAQQQQQSLETSGGDPPAVAGPQTRAAAEQLVALFAAAERGRCRDRLSSGARGEDSERRNAAAKMPPLLSSLSRFRPMLHDMRYLAQHLLLPRHAWQYHQREWVIVYEDVAVTLRDRLSRCRRAAIRRGGRDGKVNEEDGTEDRGAARSPRATADPITDGRQLFPVAELELLWHTLWELLGAAWRQRDRLWGAYRHLHGPRRLSPLCLSGQAPYAVPPGVHACPILRELDEGDIARVHASAPSPLPHAMPAAPTAAHAEDSCAFGPFTSVDIGVSARRLYVLRQPLAAVLRSLRVSVPPAGRDPLVTSTTAFAGFQYVDGPVRRGQTSTLAPTVAAAAPLIVPLFDVTDQDAGMVPAAVPYMSPEVYMSLLQEQRQQQQRRATSRSASPSPPMVSWPPAHTFSDDLWNAAVVVLEAALSGFCAMDESMCHLAPLPPAPDSDADRPDPPTVTSGFSCSPRPSPSVYSDVLRLLTERHVLPSTAAHNFLYAALYHLQAALSNGGRSSGEDADHHLDGDVDGVTMHRDGDGNRESTAAMAPPSPARLAGEWRRYLSRAYGPACVKEGGILAEVAAKGLCWRRSERWNVFGMAHGTAVTTRSTAASLDSLSPASLFTPRDVVGTASNDSSGGGGGGGNTRAATAAFAVSIHADPSVDIDGDDGALPSSLAAAHGQRSSQPGIAGVAEGDRDMTALSRLPHRFDRVFNTLDTPLLRLLSLGQCSAAVDGGDLWVALASYLRRCTRTAVATGTSAAATGSPGTPARKANGAVAEAADVDCVDELLRLLFCCVVRTTRRYRANFADDAAGKGDVPAEAEWCEYAAINHPFFRGFAERGLLTTYMAVACCGGELGDSAAAAAAATLPALNLYVPAAALLATVREMEATWKASGIDVCTERVVKQANSLRALIGDDMRAWESSTAARGGRSGTYTHQQQQQYLLLMNSLVNMSSTLMLPPPVDRARRALEGVLSPIDFDLAAQLQHTQQLRCLLYGGSSDATGDDRGRGGKAAQNTGAVAAGTERVRAYLKALLMPDTVRRTDGVVARVAYSPFYPLPPTLRGEVWGRLLSVPPSARTREALLACAVHRTAAKPTPYDRQLSVDIPRCHAYHPLLSSSYGAAQLQRILRAWLHLHPSHSYWQGLDSVCAVLLTVSNRDEALVLAQLNAIVDRFIAHEEDGESPHTAEGGSGDSRLGSPRVGSAALPLRPAKQKPTVAAQLRHLMVVLRYCDPLLAHYLFDILSCTPELYAISWLLTLFSHSLPVRKVYPLWDLLFVEGDTACLVVLCATVIIHKRDLLLSTDFSGCLAAFSSGASAMNVAAAVGDTRWLMTAVPPSVLAPPPVSSDTRRGVQESLYGSGRDGAAAAINCALRSDDGNSNAAVALLAVEDVSAALAVSAPALTATSDGGGCTREKEESKQQWFHSGLYLVDLREQPAENALQEAVLGAISVPLYSAARPRSHASAADAAAERGAALQHREVVDVHTSAFVEVVDEVDNDAAGTGWGIVEQQERLHEQQRAEQDAAARQVEDAAAAIVRYVDNPAMAAILSRMKRTAESVAGAPPQPPSLSCPWPVHPIVQKASCAPHVVLLTSGNADEHELPLAHQLGVKLNACGVHNVSILRGGVASLRRALPELVVRRMPSL from the coding sequence ATGGattcgccgctgccgacccGCCTCGCCGGTGTGCGAACAGCCGGATGCGCCTCGCCAGCCCCGCGGTCTTCGGTTgacacagcgccaccgttgTCTCGCAGCGAGCTAGTCGATATTGACGGCCTGCGGTGCGAGGTGCGTTCAATGCGGAGCGTACCCCACGCGCTGTACAGCACCCCATTCGTTTCCCGCATCGTCGCCATGTACGTTCAGCAGCTGATCGACGACTTCACccgctctctgctgctctgccggcCCGTCAAGCGgtgcctcagcagcagcagcagaagagagcggaCGAAAGGGGGTGATtcgcaacagcaacggcagcagcagcagtcctcCACAGCCGCCAAACTCTCTGCGGTGGAGAGCACGATGGCGCCTGAAGACGAAGAAATGTACCTGTTGTTACGCCTATGTGCCCTCGACaaggcagcacagcagcagcagcagtcttTGGAGACCAGCGGTGGTGACCCtccagcggtggcggggcCACAaacgcgagctgcagcggagcagcttgTTGCActgtttgctgctgcagagcgggGGCGTTGTCGCGATaggctcagcagcggtgccaggGGTGAGGACAGCGAGcggcgcaacgccgccgcgaAAATGCCGCCGCTACTGTCCTCACTCTCGCGCTTTAGGCCGATGCTGCACGACATGCGGTacctcgcgcagcatctTCTCCTGCCGCGACACGCCTGGCAATACCATCAGCGGGAGTGGGTCATCGTGTATGAGGATGTCGCTGTGACGCTGCGCgaccgcctctctcgctgccgccgtgccgcGATACGTagaggaggacgagatgGTAAGGTGAATGAAGAAGATGGCACAGAGGACCGAGGCGCCGCTCGATCGCCACGCGCCACTGCCGACCCCATCACAGACGGGCGGCAGCTGTTTCCCGTGGCTGAGTTGGAGCTCCTGTGGCACACCCTCTGGGAGCTGCTTGGCGCCGCGTGGCGCCAGCGCGACCGCCTCTGGGGTGCCTACCGCCACCTGCACGGTCCACGCCGTCTGTCTCCGCTGTGCCTGAGCGGTCAAGCGCCGTACGCGGTGCCGCCTggtgtgcacgcgtgcccAATCCTGCGCGAGCTGGACGAAGGCGATATCGCCCGCGTGCACGCCTcggccccctctcccctccctcacgccATGCCGGCTGcgccgacggcagcgcacgcgGAGGACAGCTGTGCGTTTGGCCCCTTCACAAGTGTCGACATTGGCGTCTCAGCACGCCGGCTGTacgtgctgcggcagccgctagcggcggtgctgcggtcgctgcgGGTGTCGGTGCCGCCAGCTGGTCGAGACCCACtcgtcacctccaccaccgcctttGCTGGATTTCAGTACGTCGACGGCCCAGTGCGCCGCGGCCAGACGAGCACGCTGGCGCCAAcggtcgctgcagcagcgcctctcaTCGTCCCGCTCTTCGACGTCACCGACCAGGACGCGGGGATGGTgcccgcagcggtgccgtaCATGTCTCCTGAAGTGTACATGTCTCTGCTGCAAGAACAGcgccagcaacagcaacggcgagCCACCTCGCGCAGtgcatcgccgtcgccgccgatGGTCTCGTGGCCTCCCGCTCACACGTTCTCTGACGACTTGTGGaacgcggcggtggtcgttttggaggcggcgctcagCGGCTTCTGTGCGATGGATGAGTCCATGTGCCAcctcgcgccgctgccacccgcACCCGACAGTGATGCCGATCGGCCCGATCCGCCAACGGTAACGTCAGGCTTCTCGTGCTCACCTCGGCCGTCGCCTTCTGTCTACTCCGATgtcctgcggctgctgacaGAGCGGCACGTGCTgccgagcaccgccgcccacaACTTCCTCTATGCCGCTCTGTACCACCTTCAGGCAGCGTTGAGCAACGGTGgtcgcagcagtggcgaggATGCCGATCACCACCTTGATGGCGATGTCGATGGCGTCACGATGCACCGTGACGGGGATGGCAACAGAGAAAGTACTGCGGCAAtggcgccaccgtcaccggCGCGCCTTGCTGGAGAGTGGCGGCGCTACCTCAGCCGTGCCTACGGGCCGGCCTGTGTGAAGGAGGGCGGCATCttggcagaggtggcggctaAGGGGCTCTGCTGGCGCCGGTCGGAGCGGTGGAATGTGTTCGGGATGGCCCATGGCACGGCAGTGACAACCCGAAGtactgccgcttctcttgATAGCTTGTCGCCCGCTTCACTCTTCACGCCACGGGACGTGGTTGGCACTGCGAGTAACGAcagtagtggtggtggtggtggtggtggcaacacccgtgctgcgactgcggcgtTTGCTGTGTCCATCCATGCGGACCCCTCCGTCGACatcgacggcgacgacggtgcgCTTCCGTCCTCGCTGGCAGCCGCCCACGGGCAGAGATCGTCGCAGCCGGGTATCGCCGGCGTCGCCGAGGGTGACAGAGACATGACGGCACTGTCACGGCTGCCTCATCGGTTTGATCGCGTATTCAACACTCTCGATACGCCGCTCCTGCGCCTGCTGAGCCTCGggcagtgcagcgccgcagtcgATGGTGGAGACCTTTGGGTAGCCCTTGCCAGCTACCTTCGCCGCTGCACGAGGACAGCAGTAGCGACCGGCACCTCAGCTGCAGCCACGGGCTCTCCTGGTACTCCTGCGAGAAAGGCAAACGGagcagtggcggaggcggcggacgTGGACTGCGttgatgagctgctgcgactgctgttCTGCTGCGTTGTCCGCACAACACGGCGCTACCGCGCCAACTTCGCTGACGATGCTGCTGGCAAGGGTGATGtgccggcggaggcggagtgGTGCGAGTACGCCGCCATCAATCACCCGTTCTTTCGTGGCTTCGCCGAGCGCGGCTTGCTGACAACTTACATGGCGGTTGCGTGCTGCGGCGGGGAGTTGGGCGattcggcagcggcggcggcggcggctacCCTCCCGGCGCTCAACCTCTACGtccctgctgccgcgctgctggccACCGTGCGCGAGATGGAGGCGACGTGGAAGGCGAGCGGCATCGACGTCTGCACCGAGCGTGTGGTGAAGCAGGCGAATTCTCTGCGTGCGCTAATCGGCGACGACATGCGGGCCtgggagagcagcaccgccgctcgTGGCGGTAGAAGCGGGACCTAcacgcatcagcagcaacagcagtacCTCCTGCTCATGAACTCGCTCGTGAACATGTCATcgacgctgatgctgccaccaccagtgGACCGCGCGCGACGTGCCCTCGAGGGcgtcctctcccccatcgATTTTGACcttgcggcgcagcttcagcacaCGCAGCAACTGCGCTGCCTGTTgtacggcggcagcagtgatgcCACCGGCGATGATCGAGGACGCGGTGGGAAAGCAGCGCAGAACACTGGAGCAGTCGCTGCAGGTACAGAGCGTGTTCGAGCCTACctgaaggcgctgctgatgccggaCACGGTGCGTCGCACAgacggcgtcgtcgctcgCGTCGCCTACTCACCCTTCTACCCGCTCCCTCCGACCCTTCGTGGGGAGGTATGGGGACGCCTCCTGAGCGTACCACCATCCGCCCGCACCCGAGAGGCTCTCCTCGCCTGCGCGGtccaccgcaccgccgccaagcCGACGCCATACGATCGGCAGCTCTCGGTGGACATTCCACGCTGTCACGCGTACCACCCACTGCTGAGTTCCTCATatggagctgcgcagctccagcgcatCTTGCGGGCGTGGCTGCACCTCCATCCCAGCCACTCCTACTGGCAAGGGCTCGACAGCGTGTGCGCTGTCCTACTGACCGTCAGCAACAGAGATGAAGCACTCGTGTTGGCGCAGCTAAACGCTATCGTTGACCGCTTCATCGCCCACGAGGAAGACGGTGAGAGCCCCCACACCGCTGAAgggggcagcggtgacagcaGACTGGGCTCGCCGCGCGTCGGTTCTgcggcgttgccgctgcgtccGGCCAAGCAAAAACccaccgtggcggcgcagctccgccacctcaTGGTCGTGCTGCGCTACTGCGACCCGCTGCTGGCCCACTACCTCTTCGACATTCTCAGCTGCACACCCGAGCTGTACGCCATCAGCTGGCTTCTGACGCTCTTCTCGCACAGCCTGCCGGTACGTAAGGTCTACCCCCTGTGGGACCTGCTGTTTGTGGAAGGCGACACTGCCTGCCTCGTCGTGCTCTGCGCAACTGTCATTATTCACAAGCGTGACCTCCTGCTGAGCACAGACTTCTCCGGCTGCCTTGCGgccttcagcagcggcgcatccGCTATGAAcgtcgcggctgccgtggGGGACACGCGCTGGCTGATGAcagctgtgccgccgtcggtgttggcgccgccgccggtgtcATCGGACACCCGCCGGGGCGTGCAGGAGTCACTGTACGGCAGTGGACGTGatggtgccgccgcagccatcAATTGTGCCCTCAGAAGTGACGATGGTAACAGCaacgcagcggtggcgctccTGGCCGTCGAGGACGTCTCCGCCGCGCTCGCGGTGTCAGCACCGGCGCTCACAGCGAccagtgatggtggtggctgcacccgagagaaggaagagagcaaacaGCAGTGGTTCCACAGTGGCCTCTACCTTGTGGATCTGCGCGAGCAGCCTGCGGAGAATGCCTTGCAGGAGGCAGTCCTCGGCGCCATCAGCGTGCCGCTGTACTCGGCTGCGCGTCCGCGCTCGCACGCCTCGGCTGCGGACGCCGCAGCCGAGAGAGGCGCGGCACTTCAGCACCGCGAGGTAGTTGATGTGCACACTAGTGCATTCGTGGAAGTGGTAGACGAAGTTGACAACGACGCTGCCGGTACCGGATGGGGTATcgtggagcagcaggagcggctgcatgagcagcagcgggcagAGCAggatgctgcagcacggcaaGTCGAggatgccgcagcggccaTTGTCCGCTATGTCGACAACCCGGCGATGGCTGCCATCCTATCGCGAATGAAGAGGACCGCCGAGAGCGTTGCTggagcgccaccacagccaccaTCGTTGTCGTGTCCGTGGCCGGTGCACCCGATCGTTCAGAAGGCGTCGTGTGCCCCTCATGTGGTGCTGCTAACATCGGGCAACGCAGACGAGCACGAGCTACCGCTCGCCCATCAGCTCGGCGTGAAGCTCAATGCGTGTGGGGTGCACAATGTCAGCATCCTGCGTGGCGGCGTCGCGAGCTTGCGGCGCGCGCTACCGGAGTTAGTGGTGCGTCGTATGCCATCCCTGTAG
- a CDS encoding DNA-damage inducible protein DDI1-like protein (TriTrypDB/GeneDB-style sysID: LpmP.01.0610): MVQLTINNSRGITLCRVSLPASATVQQLWEHLIAANPKLGRVQTIRNEARQVTHHLPLGSSFTQSGISSTELTLLQAGLVGQDVKAETLVVLMAPRSTTSSLAAAVNNARERIVEMFDTATGSQPPPPPPPAVGRVVALPPANVDPHMMDGHQVAQQQRMYAQIQQQQIDENLANALEYTPEAFAGVSMLYVPCVINKVPLKAFVDSGAQNSIMNKRTAEQCGLMRLVDVRMRGVAVGVGRQEICGRIHMATVNLAGMFIPFAFYVIEDQTMDLIIGLDQLRRHQMIIDLKHNSLIIDSVKVSFLPERDLPTMPYDDELASAPAKADHQAHGPRRQNPSLTTAKTITTTTASAPAGATLRAEAAPAASALAEAPVLSENERLARIQELMTLSGITDRKQAVELLEAADWDTIVAAALLFDN; this comes from the coding sequence ATGGTGCAGCTCACCATCAACAACAGCAGGGGCATTACACTTTGCCGAGTCAGCCTTCCTGCCAGCgcgacggtgcagcagctgtgggaGCACCTCATCGCTGCGAATCCGAAGCTGGGCCGGGTGCAGACCATTCGCAACGAAGCTCGTCAGGTGACGCACCACCTCCCGCTAGGCTCGTCCTTTACGCAGAGCGGGATCTCCTCCACCGAGCTAACACTGCTGCAAGCTGGCCTAGTGGGACAAGATGTGAAGGCGGAGACgttggtggtgctgatggcACCTCGTAGCACTACCTCGTcgttggcagcggcagtgaacAATGCCAGAGAACGCATTGTAGAGATGTTTGATACCGCCACGGGGTCTCaacccccgccgccgccgccgccggcggtggGACGCGTAGTGGCGCTGCCCCCCGCCAATGTCGATCCCCACATGATGGACGGgcaccaggtggcgcagcagcaacgtaTGTACGCCCAaattcagcagcagcagattgATGAAAACCTCGCCAACGCGCTCGAGTACACGCCGGAGGCGTTCGCGGGGGTTTCGATGCTCTACGTGCCCTGCGTAATTAACAAAGTTCCCCTCAAAGCCTTCGTCGACTCCGGTGCGCAGAACAGCATTATGAACAAGCGCACGGCAGAGCAGTGTGGGCTGATGCGGCTCGTCGACGTCCGCATGCGTGGCGTCGCTGTCGGGGTGGGGCGGCAGGAGATCTGCGGTCGGATTCACATGGCCACCGTGAACCTCGCAGGCATGTTTATCCCCTTTGCCTTCTATGTGATCGAGGACCAGACGATGGACTTGATCATCGGCCTGGATCAGCTGAGGCGCCACCAGATGATAATCGACCTCAAGCACAACTCTCTCATCATCGACAGCGTCAAGGTCTCATTTTTACCGGAGAGAGATCTGCCCACGATGCCGTACGACGATGAGCTGGCGAGCGCGCCTGCCAAGGCGGATCATCAGGCGCACGGGCCGCGTCGCCAGAACCCGTCGCTGACAACGGCGAAGActatcaccaccaccactgcttcCGCCCCTGCAGGGGCGACGCTGAGGGCCGAggctgcgccagcggcatCTGCCCTAGCAGAAGCACCGGTGCTCTCTGAGAACGAGCGGCTGGCCCGGATTCAAGAACTCATGACCCTCTCGGGAATCACGGACCGCAAGCAGGCAGTGGAGTTGCTGGAGGCCGCCGACTGGGACACCATCGTCGCGGCAGCACTCCTCTTCGACAATTAG
- a CDS encoding hypothetical protein (TriTrypDB/GeneDB-style sysID: LpmP.01.0620) translates to MASVAPADPRSGAAAAGVGIATTTTLTSPAKLNSIVFVPKTGSALAHGTATNYGFHDAPTTTTISNGGGTGAITNEQSKMLARVLTKLPDLDLGEMSRVKSCFSAVLGEGRENVVNGLELRLVLGELGLYPSEAELNLILRAYRGRVNLVTLTQYLRLYKKEFWINRTAAAAAAAAVAGGVDAKQMPSQSIALHSYKPFSGSQPMAAARAGAFGVCGGGDEDTLKAFVALGGGEDGGGEIPASTLRDAIRGFGLTVDIDSMIRTVDVHHSGMLDYVDFCILWSQPASTTSEPGDAGSVGLSAGEALLRESADDTGPSADRRRSSFTSVMSDTHRRLLSFLVSTPRRSSLAAGALRRRSQMLTQLHEQSSLSPRAHCGSLGGTRFPQSTNSRGTTAAHGRWASDVGNGHGAGDATACRPVAAPPPMPITDEEHMLLVEMHLFPEQYDTTARRVLHFAAAPGAARAGSVTGGEAMPYPGAFYQKHLSRLATSAARSRSRSRSRSRRPARGHGGGGGAADGGNTLATDFFSPKNNNVYLPPSPMILSMRNSTAHRNRLKRLEEQKRAGQGRSPVGATATQQQRKQHLQRSLASAAPRCGDDGLGDLESQTPTPLPKSSTW, encoded by the coding sequence ATGGCGTCCGTAGCACCAGCCGATCCTCggagtggcgccgctgccgcggggGTCGGCATCGCCACCACAACCACTCTCACCTCTCCTGCAAAGCTCAACTCAATCGTCTTCGTGCCCAAGACCGGCAGCGCACTGGCACACGGCACTGCGACCAACTATGGATTCCACGacgcacccaccaccaccaccatctccaacggcggcggcaccggcgccatTACGAACGAGCAGTCGAAGATGCTAGCCAGGGTGCTGACAAAGCTGCCAGACCTCGACCTGGGCGAGATGTCGCGTGTGAAGAGCTGTTTCTCTGCCGTGCTAGGCGAGGGACGCGAGAACGTCGTCAACGGGCTCGAGCTACGCTTGGTACTCGGTGAGCTGGGCCTTTACCCAAGCGAGGCAGAGCTCAACCTCATCCTGCGCGCCTACCGTGGTCGCGTCAACCTCGTCACGCTGACGCAGTACCTGCGGCTGTACAAGAAGGAGTTCTGGATCAatcgcaccgctgccgctgccgcagccgcagcagtagCCGGCGGAGTCGACGCTAAGCAGATGCCGTCACAGTCTATCGCTCTGCACTCCTACAAGCCATTCAGCGGCAGTCAGCCTATGGCCGCAGCAAGAGCGGGGGCCTTCGGCGTTTGCGGTGGCGGGGACGAGGACACGTTGAAGGCCTTCGTCgccctcggcggcggcgaagacggcggcggcgaaatCCCTGCATCGACGCTGCGCGACGCCATCCGCGGCTTTGGGCTCACAGTCGACATAGACTCGATGATTCGCACCGTAGATGTGCACCACTCAGGCATGCTGGACTACGTCGACTTCTGCATCCTGTGGTCGCAGCCGGCCAGCACAACCTCCGAGCCTGGCGACGCCGGCAGCGTGGGACTCTCCGCGGGggaggcactgctgcgtgAATCAGCCGACGACACGGGGCCCAGCGCCGACCGCCGTCGCTCGTCGTTCACAAGCGTCATGAGCGACACCCACCGGCGTTTGCTCTCCTTTCTGGTCAGCACGCCGCGACGCTCCAGTCTTGCAGCTggcgcgctgcgccgtcgaTCGCAGATGCTAACGCAGCTGCACGAACAGTCCAGCTTGTCGCCCCGCGCGCACTGTGGCTCGCTGGGTGGAACCCGCTTTCCCCAGAGCACGAACAGTCGTGGTACGACAGCCGCACATGGCCGGTGGGCAAGCGACGTCGGCAATGgccacggcgctggtgaTGCAACGGCGTGCCGCCCGgttgccgcaccaccaccgatgcCCATTACAGACGAGGAGCACATGCTACTTGTGGAAATGCACCTCTTCCCTGAGCAATACGACACCACAGCGCGGCGAGTACTGcacttcgccgccgcccccggcGCGGCAAGAGCCGGCAGCGTGACTGGTGGTGAAGCGATGCCGTACCCCGGTGCCTTCTACCAGAAGCACCTCTCACGGCTGGCCACGAGTGCCGCGCGCAGTCGCAGTCGCAGTcgcagtcgcagccgccgcccgGCGCGCGGTCatgggggcggtggtggcgcggcagATGGCGGTAACACTCTCGCCACGGACTTCTTTTCTCCGAAAAACAACAACGTGTACCTCCCGCCGAGCCCAATGATTCTGTCGATGCGCAACAGCACCGCCCATCGCAACCGACTGAAGCGACtcgaggagcagaagcgtGCAGGGCAGGGGAGGTCGCCTGTGGGGGCAACGGCGACTcagcagcaaagaaaacaacaCCTTCAGAGATCGcttgcctccgccgcgccgcgctgcggtgacgATGGCTTGGGCGACCTCGAGAGCCAGACCCCGACGCCTCTGCCAAAGTCATCTACGTGGTAG